A single Catharus ustulatus isolate bCatUst1 chromosome 7, bCatUst1.pri.v2, whole genome shotgun sequence DNA region contains:
- the STK36 gene encoding serine/threonine-protein kinase 36 isoform X3: MENYHVLEMIGEGSFGRVYKGRRKHSAQVVALKFIPKVGRSEKELKNLQREIEIVRDLHHPNIIQLLDSFETDKEVQTIAAQLISALYYLHSHRILHRDMKPQNILLGKDGVVKLCDFGFARAMSIHTLVLTSIKGTPLYMSPELVEERPYDHTADLWSVGCILYELFVGTPPFYTNSIFQLVSLILKDPVKWPENMSPVFKSFLQGLLMKDPHQRLSWPELLSHPFIAGRVTVIDDTEEHGISNPFTTKLSPELQALKEQQVHSMAPRSSQSKILRKAQQKMVEETQKKGQLKAGDASMKDSDNGHPTHRPRAASQKATPEKREPLASSSEKNPCLLQGKTSTPKWESEESPPNPGQHSLSRDYEWESPVAGSPPQAGAGRAEPWSRHSIEVVDLDSEELESDEEWQYLIEDTEPSAKQLSVTMSLLRDPVFQHRVQDRLADSAQRALEGMLVGASHLRTVLHVMLNLLSSRCDAELLDHFCQELNVPLSLLRLAKQILESGVTKKQPWCIAVLTDIIMVTKVYFSSECSLEESGPKDSLQESADCFLALLPELLAAPADSEMKLCQQSLLCFTQLCENLKMADPSISAHFYTRLQEEHQPLLNRLLQGSISEQPALQGAAVEGKSAHDQSPCVADLFLAALAAACSIPLERNSFREAKQQVAYTVAEKLMEGECQQLARLVGRLEHPGCSLNVLTILYAGCHACPNLCQHLGRSQPLWGSLMQLLKTEVPVVEVTQKAACEASLYLLALLTLQFQASPPRREEMVTLAVDLIIQSPVVSLVGAAAFLLAQLSQHGVALELKREKILPVVTNALTAPAEVWDGDRETGDPCLPQCEGVQRWAQKGASVMPSSPATSSRLSPALLQLQLPLPMGAGLYDGLFFLLLKLLEQEDVVLEQGFASSELWSLIWHCVAVVLHVRTNKAVLEGDPPPSAGHLMAEPDWNLLSPKGTLLFLRLAFSVFTRESHQCLSQLTQSHGVLTVTLKRLLSPGFLACLAQMQAGKDGNPEVVPNVVIQVCQLLSFPFALDVDKDTLALIMEAVRDTQIPAQLLQVCAHHLPFSFTELPMGLLCQFVVSDTQVIDQVVKEAAASEHIVAFLKSVLFSDNVILTTDLLSLLSHVARACSEHLPFLQTILRDSDVADQPLTYLLSHKQHLIRARTCNLLGNLLRHSFSPVLEGQPGWLERLLECLSDPESCVRRAATFAVGNAARHASCPAGTLGRAVPTLTRLLGDTQAKTCCNAALALSNLGQRGAELRDLLIQNRAPDLLLQVSCQDPRKTVQERALEALQALSQYPGIQQVLLSLKATEKLAALAGVSPRSPSARYCELLLRRLADLPGRAGPSQPSPRPGAER; this comes from the exons ATGGAGAACTACCACGTCCTGGAAATGATCGGCGAAGGGTCCTTTGGGCGCGTGTACAAGGGGCGCCGGAAGCACAGcgcccag gTGGTGGCCTTGAAGTTCATCCCCAAGGTGGGGCGGTCTGAGAAGGAGCTGAAGAACCTGCAGCGGGAAATTGAGATTGTGAGAGACCTCCATCACCCCAACATCATCCAGCTGCTTGACAGCTTTGAGACTGATAAGGAG GTCCAGACCATAGCTGCCCAACTCATCTCTGCTCTCTACTACCTGCACTCCCACCGCATCCTGCACCGTGACATGAAACCCCAGAACATCCTGCTGGGCAAAGATGGTGTTGTCAAGCTCTGTGACTTTGG GTTTGCCCGTGCCATGAGCATCCACACCCTGGTGCTGACGTCCATCAAGGGCACCCCGCTGTACATGTCCCCTGAGCTGGTGGAAGAACGGCCGTATGACCACACAGCAGACCTGTGGTCTGTGGGCTGCATCTTGTACGAGCTGTTTGTGGGCACTCCTCCCTTCTACACCAACAGCATCTTCCAACTTGTCAGCCTTATCCTCAAGGACCCTGTCAAATGGCCTGAGAACATGAGCCCAGTGTTCAAG agcttccTTCAGGGATTACTAATGAAGGACCCCCACCAGCGCCTATCATGGCCAGAGCTACTTTCTCACCCCTTCATTGCTGGACGGGTTACTG TGATTGATGACACAGAAGAGCATGGGATTTCAAACCCGTTCACCACCAAGCTGTCGCCAGAGCTGCAGGCCCTGAAGGAGCAGCAAGTCCATTCCATggcccccaggagcagccagtcCAAGATCCTGAGAAAGGCCCAGCAGAAGATGGTTGAAGAGACACAGAAAAAG GGCCAGCTGAAGGCAGGTGATGCATCTATGAAGGATTCTGACAATGGACATCCCACACACAGACCCAGAGCAGCATCACAGAAGGCAACCCCTGAGAAGAGGGAGCCCTTGGCTTCCTCCAGTGAGAAGAATCCATGTCTCTTGCAAGGAAAGACCAGCACACCCAAGTGGGAGTCTGAGGAGTCTCCTCCCAACCCAGG GCAACACAGCCTCTCTCGAGACTATGAGTGGGAGTCTCCTGTAGCAGGTTCCCCTCCacaggctggtgctggcagggcagagccctggagcaggcacagcattGAGGTCGTGGACCTGGACAGTGAG GAGCTGGAGAGCGATGAGGAGTGGCAGTACCTGATTGAGGACACTGAGCCCTCAGCAAAGCAGCTGAGTGTGACTATGAGCCTCCTGAGGGACCCGGTCTTCCAGCACCGTGTCCAGGACCGCCTGGCAGACTCTGCTCAGCGG GCGCTGGAGGGGATGCTGGTGGGAGCCTCCCATCTTCGTACTGTGCTTCATGTTATGCTCAACCTCCTGTCCAGCCGGTgtgatgctgagctgctggacCACTTCTGCCAAGAGCTGAAtgtgcctctgtccctgctgcgTCTAGCCAAGCAGATCCTGGAAAGTGGTGTCACCAAGAAG CAGCCGTGGTGTATCGCTGTGCTGACAGACATCATCATGGTGACGAAAGTTTATTTCAGCAGTGAatgcagcctggaggagagtGGCCCAAAGGACAG cctgcaggagagTGCTGACTgcttcctggccctgctgccagagctgctggctgccccaGCCGACAGTGAGATGAAACTCTGCCAGCAAAGCCTCCTG TGCTTCACCCAGCTTTGTGAGAACCTGAAAATGGCAGATCCCTCTATCTCTGCACACTTCTACACCAGGCTGCAAGAGGAGCATCAGCCCCTGCTGAACAGACTTCTTCAGGGATCCATCTCAGAGCAGCCTGCTCTTCAAG gtgcAGCAGTGGAGGGCAAGTCAGCCCATGACCAAAGCCCATGTGTGGCAGATCTCTTCCTGGCTGCTTTGGCTGCTGCATGCAGCATCCCCCTGGAGAGAAACAGCTTTCGAGAAGCCAAGCAGCAG GTTGCTTACACAGTAGCTGAAAAACTCATGGAAGGAGAGTGCCAGCAGCTTGCAAGACTGGTGGGGAGGCTGGAGcacccaggctgctccctgaaTGTCCTGACG ATCCTCTACGCTGGCTGTCATGCCTGCCCGAAcctgtgccagcacctgggAAGGAGCCAACCACTGTGGGGTTCCCTCATGCAACTCTTAAAGACTGAG GTCCCTGTGGTGGAGGTGACCCAGAAGGCAGCCTGTGAAGCCTCTCTGtacctgctggccctgctcaccctgcagtTTCAGGCATCCCCTCCCAG GCGTGAGGAGATGGTTACCCTGGCTGTGGATCTCATCATCCAGTCTCCTGTTGTGTCCCTTGTG GGTGCTGCAGCAtttctcctggcacagctcagtcAGCATGGGGTGGCTTTGGAGCTCAAGAGAGAAAAGATCCTACCAGTGGTAACAAATGCGCTGACAGCACCTGCTGAGGtatgggatggggacagagaaaCTGGGGACCCATGCCTACCCCAATGTGAAGGTGTGCAAAGGTGGGCTCAGAAGGGTGCAAGTGTGATGCCATCAAGCCCAGCAACCAGCTCCAGACTGTCTCCCGCTCTCttacagctgcagctccccctgccAATGGGTGCTGGTCTCTATGATGggctcttcttcctcctgctgaaACTCCTTGAACAG GAGGATGTGGTCTTGGAGCAGGGCTTTGCTTCCTCAGAGCTATGGAGCCTGATCTGGCATTGTGTTGCTGTGGTGCTTCATGTGCGCACCAacaaggcagtgctggagggagACCCACCCCCAAGTGCTGGTCACCTCATGGCAGAGCCAGATTGGAACCTCCTCTCCCCTAAAG gaacCCTGCTCTTCCTCAGGCTGGCCTTCAGTGTCTTCACTCGTGAGTCCCACCAGTGTCTGTCTCAGCTCACTCAGTCCCACGGTGTGCTCACGGTGACACTGAAGAgactgctgtcccctggcttCTTGGCATGCCTGGCACAGAT GCAAGCAGGAAAGGATGGGAACCCTGAGGTTGTGCCAAATGTGGTCATCCAGGTCTGCcagcttctttctttcccttttgccCTGGATGTGGATAAAGATACCTTAGCACTGATCATGGAGGCTGTGAGAGACACGCAgatccctgcacagctgctgcag GTCTGCGCTCACCATCTGCCCTTCTCATTCACCGAGCTCCCCATGGGCCTCTTGTGCCAATTTGTGGTGTCTGATACACAGGTCATAGACCAAGTGGTGAaggaagctgctgcttcagAGCACATTGTTGCCTTCTTGAAGTCTGTCTTGTTCTCAGACAATGTCATACTCACAACTGACCTCCTGTCTCTCTTGAGCCACGTGGCGCGGGCCTGTTCAGAGCACCTGCCTTTTCTCCAGACAATCCTAAGGGACTCAGATGTGGCTGACCAGCCACTGACCTACCTGCTCAGCCACAAGCAACACCTGATACGGGCCAGAACCTGCAACTTGCTGGGCAACCTGCTCCGCCACAGCTTTTCCCCAGTGCTTGAGGGCCAGCCCGGTTGGCTGGAAAGGCTGCTAGAGTGCCTGTCAGACCCGGAGAGCTGCGTGCGCAGGGCAGCCACCTTTGCAGTGGGCAACGCCGCCCGCCACGCGTCTTGTCCGGCGGGGACCCTGGGCAGGGCCGTGCCCACGCTGACCCGGCTGCTGGGCGACACGCAGGCCAAGACGTGCTGCAACGCGGCCCTGGCCCTCAGCAACCTGGGCCAGCGCGGGGCAGAGCTGCGGGATCTGCTGATCCAGAACAGGGCCCCCgacctcctgctgcaggtgagctgcCAGGACCCGCGGAAGACCGTGCAGGAGAGAGCCCTCGAGGCACTGCAAGCCCTCAGCCAGTACCCTGGGATCCAGCAG GTCCTGCTCTCCCTCAAAGCCACCGAGAAGCTGGCCGCGCTGGCCGGTGTCAGTCCCCGGTCGCCTTCTGCCCGGTACTGCGAGCTGCTCCTCCGCCGCCTCGCAGATCTGCCCGGCCGCGCGGGGCCCAGTCAGCCGTCGCCGCGTCCCGGCGCCGAGCGGTGA
- the STK36 gene encoding serine/threonine-protein kinase 36 isoform X5 → MENYHVLEMIGEGSFGRVYKGRRKHSAQVVALKFIPKVGRSEKELKNLQREIEIVRDLHHPNIIQLLDSFETDKEVVVVTDYAEGELFQILEDDGSLPEDQVQTIAAQLISALYYLHSHRILHRDMKPQNILLGKDGVVKLCDFGFARAMSIHTLVLTSIKGTPLYMSPELVEERPYDHTADLWSVGCILYELFVGTPPFYTNSIFQLVSLILKDPVKWPENMSPVFKSFLQGLLMKDPHQRLSWPELLSHPFIAGRVTVIDDTEEHGISNPFTTKLSPELQALKEQQVHSMAPRSSQSKILRKAQQKMVEETQKKGQLKAGDASMKDSDNGHPTHRPRAASQKATPEKREPLASSSEKNPCLLQGKTSTPKWESEESPPNPGQHSLSRDYEWESPVAGSPPQAGAGRAEPWSRHSIEVVDLDSEELESDEEWQYLIEDTEPSAKQLSVTMSLLRDPVFQHRVQDRLADSAQRALEGMLVGASHLRTVLHVMLNLLSSRCDAELLDHFCQELNVPLSLLRLAKQILESGVTKKQPWCIAVLTDIIMVTKVYFSSECSLEESGPKDSLQESADCFLALLPELLAAPADSEMKLCQQSLLCFTQLCENLKMADPSISAHFYTRLQEEHQPLLNRLLQGSISEQPALQGAAVEGKSAHDQSPCVADLFLAALAAACSIPLERNSFREAKQQVAYTVAEKLMEGECQQLARLVGRLEHPGCSLNVLTILYAGCHACPNLCQHLGRSQPLWGSLMQLLKTEVPVVEVTQKAACEASLYLLALLTLQFQASPPRREEMVTLAVDLIIQSPVVSLVGAAAFLLAQLSQHGVALELKREKILPVVTNALTAPAELQLPLPMGAGLYDGLFFLLLKLLEQEDVVLEQGFASSELWSLIWHCVAVVLHVRTNKAVLEGDPPPSAGHLMAEPDWNLLSPKGTLLFLRLAFSVFTRESHQCLSQLTQSHGVLTVTLKRLLSPGFLACLAQMQAGKDGNPEVVPNVVIQVCQLLSFPFALDVDKDTLALIMEAVRDTQIPAQLLQVCAHHLPFSFTELPMGLLCQFVVSDTQVIDQVVKEAAASEHIVAFLKSVLFSDNVILTTDLLSLLSHVARACSEHLPFLQTILRDSDVADQPLTYLLSHKQHLIRARTCNLLGNLLRHSFSPVLEGQPGWLERLLECLSDPESCVRRAATFAVGNAARHASCPAGTLGRAVPTLTRLLGDTQAKTCCNAALALSNLGQRGAELRDLLIQNRAPDLLLQVSCQDPRKTVQERALEALQALSQYPGIQQVLLSLKATEKLAALAGVSPRSPSARYCELLLRRLADLPGRAGPSQPSPRPGAER, encoded by the exons ATGGAGAACTACCACGTCCTGGAAATGATCGGCGAAGGGTCCTTTGGGCGCGTGTACAAGGGGCGCCGGAAGCACAGcgcccag gTGGTGGCCTTGAAGTTCATCCCCAAGGTGGGGCGGTCTGAGAAGGAGCTGAAGAACCTGCAGCGGGAAATTGAGATTGTGAGAGACCTCCATCACCCCAACATCATCCAGCTGCTTGACAGCTTTGAGACTGATAAGGAG GTGGTGGTCGTGACTGACTACGCAGAGGGAGAGCTCTTCCAGATCCTGGAGGATGATGGGAGTTTGCCTGAGGACCAG GTCCAGACCATAGCTGCCCAACTCATCTCTGCTCTCTACTACCTGCACTCCCACCGCATCCTGCACCGTGACATGAAACCCCAGAACATCCTGCTGGGCAAAGATGGTGTTGTCAAGCTCTGTGACTTTGG GTTTGCCCGTGCCATGAGCATCCACACCCTGGTGCTGACGTCCATCAAGGGCACCCCGCTGTACATGTCCCCTGAGCTGGTGGAAGAACGGCCGTATGACCACACAGCAGACCTGTGGTCTGTGGGCTGCATCTTGTACGAGCTGTTTGTGGGCACTCCTCCCTTCTACACCAACAGCATCTTCCAACTTGTCAGCCTTATCCTCAAGGACCCTGTCAAATGGCCTGAGAACATGAGCCCAGTGTTCAAG agcttccTTCAGGGATTACTAATGAAGGACCCCCACCAGCGCCTATCATGGCCAGAGCTACTTTCTCACCCCTTCATTGCTGGACGGGTTACTG TGATTGATGACACAGAAGAGCATGGGATTTCAAACCCGTTCACCACCAAGCTGTCGCCAGAGCTGCAGGCCCTGAAGGAGCAGCAAGTCCATTCCATggcccccaggagcagccagtcCAAGATCCTGAGAAAGGCCCAGCAGAAGATGGTTGAAGAGACACAGAAAAAG GGCCAGCTGAAGGCAGGTGATGCATCTATGAAGGATTCTGACAATGGACATCCCACACACAGACCCAGAGCAGCATCACAGAAGGCAACCCCTGAGAAGAGGGAGCCCTTGGCTTCCTCCAGTGAGAAGAATCCATGTCTCTTGCAAGGAAAGACCAGCACACCCAAGTGGGAGTCTGAGGAGTCTCCTCCCAACCCAGG GCAACACAGCCTCTCTCGAGACTATGAGTGGGAGTCTCCTGTAGCAGGTTCCCCTCCacaggctggtgctggcagggcagagccctggagcaggcacagcattGAGGTCGTGGACCTGGACAGTGAG GAGCTGGAGAGCGATGAGGAGTGGCAGTACCTGATTGAGGACACTGAGCCCTCAGCAAAGCAGCTGAGTGTGACTATGAGCCTCCTGAGGGACCCGGTCTTCCAGCACCGTGTCCAGGACCGCCTGGCAGACTCTGCTCAGCGG GCGCTGGAGGGGATGCTGGTGGGAGCCTCCCATCTTCGTACTGTGCTTCATGTTATGCTCAACCTCCTGTCCAGCCGGTgtgatgctgagctgctggacCACTTCTGCCAAGAGCTGAAtgtgcctctgtccctgctgcgTCTAGCCAAGCAGATCCTGGAAAGTGGTGTCACCAAGAAG CAGCCGTGGTGTATCGCTGTGCTGACAGACATCATCATGGTGACGAAAGTTTATTTCAGCAGTGAatgcagcctggaggagagtGGCCCAAAGGACAG cctgcaggagagTGCTGACTgcttcctggccctgctgccagagctgctggctgccccaGCCGACAGTGAGATGAAACTCTGCCAGCAAAGCCTCCTG TGCTTCACCCAGCTTTGTGAGAACCTGAAAATGGCAGATCCCTCTATCTCTGCACACTTCTACACCAGGCTGCAAGAGGAGCATCAGCCCCTGCTGAACAGACTTCTTCAGGGATCCATCTCAGAGCAGCCTGCTCTTCAAG gtgcAGCAGTGGAGGGCAAGTCAGCCCATGACCAAAGCCCATGTGTGGCAGATCTCTTCCTGGCTGCTTTGGCTGCTGCATGCAGCATCCCCCTGGAGAGAAACAGCTTTCGAGAAGCCAAGCAGCAG GTTGCTTACACAGTAGCTGAAAAACTCATGGAAGGAGAGTGCCAGCAGCTTGCAAGACTGGTGGGGAGGCTGGAGcacccaggctgctccctgaaTGTCCTGACG ATCCTCTACGCTGGCTGTCATGCCTGCCCGAAcctgtgccagcacctgggAAGGAGCCAACCACTGTGGGGTTCCCTCATGCAACTCTTAAAGACTGAG GTCCCTGTGGTGGAGGTGACCCAGAAGGCAGCCTGTGAAGCCTCTCTGtacctgctggccctgctcaccctgcagtTTCAGGCATCCCCTCCCAG GCGTGAGGAGATGGTTACCCTGGCTGTGGATCTCATCATCCAGTCTCCTGTTGTGTCCCTTGTG GGTGCTGCAGCAtttctcctggcacagctcagtcAGCATGGGGTGGCTTTGGAGCTCAAGAGAGAAAAGATCCTACCAGTGGTAACAAATGCGCTGACAGCACCTGCTGAG ctgcagctccccctgccAATGGGTGCTGGTCTCTATGATGggctcttcttcctcctgctgaaACTCCTTGAACAG GAGGATGTGGTCTTGGAGCAGGGCTTTGCTTCCTCAGAGCTATGGAGCCTGATCTGGCATTGTGTTGCTGTGGTGCTTCATGTGCGCACCAacaaggcagtgctggagggagACCCACCCCCAAGTGCTGGTCACCTCATGGCAGAGCCAGATTGGAACCTCCTCTCCCCTAAAG gaacCCTGCTCTTCCTCAGGCTGGCCTTCAGTGTCTTCACTCGTGAGTCCCACCAGTGTCTGTCTCAGCTCACTCAGTCCCACGGTGTGCTCACGGTGACACTGAAGAgactgctgtcccctggcttCTTGGCATGCCTGGCACAGAT GCAAGCAGGAAAGGATGGGAACCCTGAGGTTGTGCCAAATGTGGTCATCCAGGTCTGCcagcttctttctttcccttttgccCTGGATGTGGATAAAGATACCTTAGCACTGATCATGGAGGCTGTGAGAGACACGCAgatccctgcacagctgctgcag GTCTGCGCTCACCATCTGCCCTTCTCATTCACCGAGCTCCCCATGGGCCTCTTGTGCCAATTTGTGGTGTCTGATACACAGGTCATAGACCAAGTGGTGAaggaagctgctgcttcagAGCACATTGTTGCCTTCTTGAAGTCTGTCTTGTTCTCAGACAATGTCATACTCACAACTGACCTCCTGTCTCTCTTGAGCCACGTGGCGCGGGCCTGTTCAGAGCACCTGCCTTTTCTCCAGACAATCCTAAGGGACTCAGATGTGGCTGACCAGCCACTGACCTACCTGCTCAGCCACAAGCAACACCTGATACGGGCCAGAACCTGCAACTTGCTGGGCAACCTGCTCCGCCACAGCTTTTCCCCAGTGCTTGAGGGCCAGCCCGGTTGGCTGGAAAGGCTGCTAGAGTGCCTGTCAGACCCGGAGAGCTGCGTGCGCAGGGCAGCCACCTTTGCAGTGGGCAACGCCGCCCGCCACGCGTCTTGTCCGGCGGGGACCCTGGGCAGGGCCGTGCCCACGCTGACCCGGCTGCTGGGCGACACGCAGGCCAAGACGTGCTGCAACGCGGCCCTGGCCCTCAGCAACCTGGGCCAGCGCGGGGCAGAGCTGCGGGATCTGCTGATCCAGAACAGGGCCCCCgacctcctgctgcaggtgagctgcCAGGACCCGCGGAAGACCGTGCAGGAGAGAGCCCTCGAGGCACTGCAAGCCCTCAGCCAGTACCCTGGGATCCAGCAG GTCCTGCTCTCCCTCAAAGCCACCGAGAAGCTGGCCGCGCTGGCCGGTGTCAGTCCCCGGTCGCCTTCTGCCCGGTACTGCGAGCTGCTCCTCCGCCGCCTCGCAGATCTGCCCGGCCGCGCGGGGCCCAGTCAGCCGTCGCCGCGTCCCGGCGCCGAGCGGTGA